One genomic region from Haloterrigena gelatinilytica encodes:
- a CDS encoding pyridoxal-phosphate dependent enzyme, with protein MTTPELVCSSCGRIYSDQWRCECGGVLDFAQQPLPEHDRPDPGQFDTRDGLWSFDMFIPVEKGPSLGEGMTPLIPSSTWDAQFKLEYVSPTGSFKDRGATTTISHAIACGADRVVEDSSGNAGAAIATYAAQAGIDAEIYVPASVKQSKLRAIERAGATPVRIEGGRQAVTDACINAVESGDAWYASHSWSPAFFAGTATFAYEVALQRDWSVPDAIVMPLGHGTLFLGVYRGFEALSEAGWIDSVPRLLGAQAAGYAPIASELHEVPEGENDVADGIQIREPTRKQQLLDAIAATDGDAIAIPEEAVQTELDRLHRKGFYVEPTSAIAPAALATYRESGTLARDADVVMPLTGHGMKT; from the coding sequence ATGACTACCCCAGAACTTGTCTGTTCCTCGTGTGGCCGGATATACAGTGATCAGTGGCGGTGTGAGTGTGGCGGTGTCCTTGATTTCGCTCAGCAACCGCTTCCGGAGCACGACCGGCCAGACCCCGGTCAGTTCGACACGCGAGACGGACTCTGGTCTTTTGATATGTTCATTCCCGTCGAGAAAGGTCCCTCTCTCGGCGAAGGAATGACGCCGCTGATCCCATCATCGACCTGGGACGCTCAATTCAAACTCGAATACGTCTCCCCGACAGGGAGCTTCAAGGATCGGGGTGCAACCACGACGATTAGCCATGCGATAGCGTGTGGCGCAGATCGAGTCGTGGAAGATTCGTCGGGGAACGCTGGTGCTGCCATCGCAACTTACGCAGCTCAAGCAGGTATTGATGCGGAGATTTATGTCCCGGCGTCGGTGAAACAGTCGAAGCTCCGAGCGATCGAACGGGCTGGTGCGACGCCTGTTCGAATTGAAGGCGGGCGCCAAGCTGTGACTGATGCCTGCATCAATGCCGTCGAATCTGGCGACGCGTGGTACGCGAGTCATTCGTGGAGTCCAGCGTTCTTCGCAGGAACGGCGACGTTTGCGTACGAAGTCGCACTCCAACGTGACTGGAGCGTCCCTGATGCGATTGTGATGCCACTCGGTCATGGGACCCTGTTCCTGGGCGTGTACCGTGGTTTCGAGGCGTTGTCTGAAGCGGGATGGATCGATTCAGTTCCGCGTCTACTCGGTGCGCAAGCCGCCGGTTACGCTCCGATTGCGAGCGAACTCCATGAGGTTCCCGAGGGTGAGAACGATGTCGCGGACGGCATCCAGATCCGGGAGCCGACGCGGAAACAACAGCTCCTAGATGCGATCGCTGCGACCGACGGTGATGCGATTGCGATTCCGGAGGAAGCCGTGCAGACGGAGTTAGATCGCCTCCACAGGAAAGGGTTCTACGTGGAACCAACCTCTGCAATCGCACCTGCGGCACTTGCGACGTATCGAGAAAGCGGAACGCTTGCGCGAGATGCAGACGTGGTGATGCCCCTCACTGGACATGGGATGAAGACGTAA
- a CDS encoding TetR/AcrR family transcriptional regulator — MSGQPETEQRIREAAFRALVKHGYADLSIKDIGDELGQNPSLIYHYFDSKDELLLSMLDVFVEIFLGQRAEEPITDAETELRRFVGQILHPEPAQVEAVMSAPPSDIETAIARVFVELWAHATWDDDFRSKTTAVEDGLRDAVARIIRAGIEREQFRPVDPEQTADHLLFLLKQGIHTQTTTDRSDAVDQVQTIVDEILADISREN, encoded by the coding sequence ATGAGCGGTCAGCCCGAAACCGAACAACGAATCAGAGAGGCCGCGTTTCGCGCGCTCGTCAAACACGGGTACGCGGACCTCTCGATCAAGGATATCGGCGACGAACTGGGCCAGAACCCGTCGCTGATCTACCACTACTTCGATAGCAAAGACGAATTGTTACTGTCGATGCTCGACGTCTTCGTCGAGATATTCCTCGGCCAGCGGGCCGAGGAGCCGATCACCGACGCGGAGACGGAACTTCGGCGGTTCGTCGGCCAAATTCTGCACCCGGAACCGGCGCAGGTCGAAGCGGTGATGTCCGCCCCGCCGTCCGATATCGAGACGGCGATCGCGCGGGTTTTCGTCGAACTGTGGGCGCACGCGACGTGGGACGACGACTTCCGCAGTAAAACGACGGCGGTAGAGGACGGGCTCCGAGACGCGGTCGCGCGGATCATCCGCGCCGGTATCGAACGCGAGCAGTTCCGACCGGTGGATCCCGAACAGACCGCGGATCACCTCCTCTTCCTCCTCAAACAGGGGATCCACACGCAGACGACGACGGATCGCTCTGACGCCGTCGATCAGGTGCAGACGATCGTCGACGAAATTCTCGCCGATATCTCCCGCGAGAACTAG
- a CDS encoding cytochrome P450 has translation MQSPDSVVGVGRSPNAIRSREGQLSPFEWYAEMRAESPVHFDEQRETWDVFRYEDVERVLRDHDTFTANRAFDPEKASNDGDSDGDEDLPMLQTMISTDPPEQTRLRGVVDERFQPGAIREYQPRVEAVTAELLDDLEGEDGFDFVDEFAIPLPVIVIAELLGIPAERREEFKAWSDALVARPEDDTEEELERVQREQERAQREMGGYFATLLEERDGGSGDDLITLAANAEELTRGEQIGFCMLLLLAGNITTTNLLTNAIWSVEEAEVTDAIRTGAVDRRRAIEEVLRYRSPIQSLKRIAVENVELHGRRIETGDVVTLWLGAANRDPDVFDAPEEFRPERHPNRHMAFGTGVHFCLGAHLARMEADVALGQLLERFDRLDADLSDLQPLNGLYGLESLPCDVRKNA, from the coding sequence ATGCAGTCCCCCGATTCAGTCGTCGGCGTGGGCCGGTCACCGAACGCGATCCGAAGCCGCGAGGGGCAGCTCTCGCCGTTCGAGTGGTACGCCGAGATGCGAGCGGAGAGTCCGGTCCACTTCGACGAGCAGCGAGAGACGTGGGACGTGTTCCGGTACGAAGACGTCGAGCGCGTGCTCAGAGACCACGATACGTTCACGGCGAACCGCGCGTTCGACCCCGAGAAGGCCTCGAACGACGGCGACAGCGACGGTGACGAGGACCTCCCGATGCTGCAGACGATGATCTCGACCGACCCGCCGGAACAGACCCGACTCCGCGGGGTCGTCGACGAACGATTTCAGCCCGGCGCCATCCGGGAGTATCAGCCGCGAGTGGAGGCGGTGACGGCGGAGTTGTTGGACGACCTCGAGGGCGAGGACGGGTTCGACTTCGTCGACGAGTTCGCGATTCCGCTTCCCGTCATCGTGATCGCCGAACTGCTGGGGATCCCCGCCGAACGCCGCGAGGAGTTCAAAGCCTGGTCGGACGCGCTCGTCGCGCGACCCGAAGACGACACCGAGGAGGAACTGGAACGGGTGCAACGGGAACAGGAGCGGGCCCAGCGGGAGATGGGCGGCTACTTCGCGACGCTGCTGGAAGAGCGCGACGGCGGCAGCGGGGACGATCTGATCACGCTCGCGGCGAACGCGGAGGAGCTGACCAGGGGCGAGCAGATCGGGTTCTGTATGCTGTTGCTCCTCGCGGGCAACATCACGACGACGAATCTCCTCACCAACGCGATCTGGTCCGTCGAGGAGGCAGAGGTGACGGACGCGATCCGAACCGGAGCGGTCGACCGTCGACGGGCCATCGAGGAGGTGCTCCGATACCGGTCGCCGATCCAATCGCTGAAGCGGATCGCCGTGGAAAACGTCGAGCTACACGGGCGACGGATCGAGACCGGCGACGTCGTCACGCTCTGGCTGGGCGCCGCGAACCGCGATCCGGACGTCTTCGACGCGCCCGAGGAGTTCCGGCCCGAGCGGCATCCGAACCGCCACATGGCGTTCGGGACGGGGGTTCACTTCTGTCTCGGCGCCCACCTCGCGCGGATGGAAGCCGACGTCGCCCTGGGGCAACTGCTCGAGCGCTTCGACCGACTGGACGCGGATCTATCGGATCTCCAGCCGTTGAACGGTCTCTACGGTCTCGAGTCGCTTCCCTGCGACGTGAGGAAGAACGCGTAA
- a CDS encoding SDR family NAD(P)-dependent oxidoreductase yields the protein MNGLDGKTAVVTGGGSGIGRASAKRFADEGANVVVADVDEETGRETVDLIEDAGGNATFVDVDVSDLESVERMVDVALDAYGSLDFAHNNAGILTGFADVADIDADDWDALLEVNLKGIWTCLKAELPVMAERGGGAIVNTASESGLVGMGGLAGYSASKHGVVGLTKTVALEYATRSVRVNAIAPGPTNTNIQSGMSGDGDPSSMAFDTSAMIDVPMDRIAEPEEMAGAVAFLCSDDASYITGHTLPVDGGQAAD from the coding sequence ATGAACGGGTTAGACGGGAAGACGGCCGTGGTAACGGGCGGCGGATCCGGAATCGGGCGCGCGTCGGCGAAGCGTTTCGCCGACGAGGGGGCGAACGTCGTCGTCGCGGACGTCGACGAGGAGACCGGTCGCGAAACGGTCGATCTGATCGAGGACGCCGGCGGTAACGCGACGTTCGTCGACGTCGACGTCTCCGACCTCGAGTCGGTCGAGCGAATGGTCGACGTCGCGCTCGACGCGTACGGGAGCCTCGATTTCGCGCACAACAACGCGGGAATCCTCACGGGATTCGCGGACGTCGCCGACATCGACGCCGACGATTGGGACGCGCTCCTCGAGGTCAACCTGAAGGGAATCTGGACGTGTCTGAAGGCCGAACTTCCCGTCATGGCGGAACGCGGCGGCGGGGCGATCGTCAACACGGCCTCCGAGTCCGGGCTCGTCGGGATGGGCGGCCTCGCCGGCTATTCCGCCAGTAAACACGGCGTCGTCGGACTCACGAAGACGGTCGCGCTCGAGTACGCAACGCGGAGCGTGCGGGTCAACGCCATCGCACCGGGACCGACGAACACGAACATCCAGTCCGGGATGTCGGGAGACGGCGACCCCTCGAGCATGGCGTTCGACACGTCGGCGATGATCGACGTTCCGATGGACCGAATCGCGGAACCGGAGGAGATGGCCGGCGCGGTCGCGTTCCTCTGTTCCGACGACGCTTCCTACATCACCGGGCACACGCTCCCGGTCGACGGCGGGCAGGCCGCGGACTGA
- a CDS encoding ABC transporter ATP-binding protein → MTKGEPPQVERESVDGATESAVTDATRAASDTEAADFRATDLVLGYPGLDDPVIDGESIAVPPDEVTALIGPNGSGKSTLLKGLADKISPDEGTVFLDGRSIDEFGSKEFARKVGLLSQENVVPSGISVEDLIERGRYPYTGFFESPSDEDREAVDEAIELAGIEHLRERDVDSLSGGQKQLVWIAMAIAQDTDVLLLDEPTTFLDPHHQLAVMQIVETLRDESRMTVVLVLHDIGQAARYADNIVALKDGTMYARGPPEEVITERLLADVFEIEAAVTTSEHGLHITPLEPLNDDR, encoded by the coding sequence ATGACGAAGGGAGAACCGCCGCAGGTCGAGCGGGAGTCTGTCGACGGAGCCACCGAGTCAGCCGTTACTGACGCCACGCGAGCCGCATCGGACACGGAAGCGGCCGATTTCAGGGCGACGGACCTCGTCCTCGGCTACCCCGGGCTTGACGACCCCGTCATCGACGGCGAGTCGATCGCCGTCCCTCCGGACGAAGTGACCGCACTCATCGGTCCGAACGGGAGCGGGAAGAGCACGCTCCTGAAGGGGCTGGCAGACAAGATCTCGCCTGACGAGGGAACCGTCTTCCTCGACGGGCGGTCCATCGACGAGTTCGGATCGAAGGAGTTCGCGCGCAAGGTCGGACTGCTCTCCCAGGAGAACGTCGTCCCTTCCGGTATCTCGGTCGAGGACCTCATCGAGCGCGGGCGCTACCCCTACACGGGGTTTTTCGAATCGCCGTCGGACGAGGACCGGGAAGCCGTCGACGAGGCCATCGAGCTCGCGGGCATCGAACACCTCCGCGAGCGCGACGTCGACAGCCTGAGCGGCGGCCAGAAGCAACTCGTCTGGATCGCGATGGCGATCGCCCAGGACACGGACGTGTTGCTACTGGACGAGCCGACGACGTTCCTCGACCCGCACCACCAGTTAGCGGTGATGCAGATCGTGGAGACGCTCCGCGACGAGAGCCGGATGACCGTCGTGCTCGTCCTTCACGACATCGGCCAGGCGGCGCGGTACGCCGACAACATCGTCGCGCTGAAGGATGGAACGATGTACGCCCGGGGACCGCCCGAGGAGGTGATCACCGAACGGCTCCTCGCCGACGTCTTCGAGATCGAAGCGGCGGTGACGACCAGTGAACACGGACTGCATATCACACCGCTGGAACCGCTCAACGACGACCGCTAG
- a CDS encoding FecCD family ABC transporter permease — MVQVFDRLAKLRAEASDRYATSKLAVLVVGSLAVLLGSTILQVSFGSYPLTLGEAWRTVFDAEMLFSLDVWRWALLGAEVPEWLSPRQIVVWNLRLPRILVGVLVGANLAVAGALFQIVTRNELASPYILGVSDGAGLVVLLTLTAFYDLMPFLPVFAALGGGLAFLLVYAIAWKNGTSPVRLVLAGVVVGTVFGSVQRALFFFIDDLGIAMAAQAWLSGTLMNAGWQEVRIALPFTVLSMVLAFAVTQELDVLLLGEDRADSLGMPVEKVRFAIAGIGVLSTAAAIAVAGLIGFVGLIVPHMVRNILGSDSKPLLTGCLFLGPALLVSADVGARLALSPVQLPVGVITGIVGGPYFLYLMRKKENLGEV; from the coding sequence ATGGTACAGGTATTCGACCGACTCGCGAAGCTACGCGCGGAGGCCAGTGACCGATACGCCACGTCGAAGCTCGCGGTGCTCGTCGTCGGCAGCCTCGCCGTCCTGCTCGGATCGACGATACTGCAGGTGAGCTTCGGCTCGTACCCGCTGACGCTGGGCGAAGCGTGGCGGACGGTCTTCGACGCGGAGATGCTGTTCAGCCTCGACGTCTGGCGGTGGGCGCTCCTCGGCGCGGAGGTCCCGGAGTGGCTGTCCCCCCGGCAGATCGTCGTGTGGAACCTCCGCCTGCCCCGCATTCTCGTCGGCGTCCTCGTCGGCGCGAACCTCGCGGTCGCGGGCGCGCTGTTCCAGATCGTCACGCGCAACGAACTCGCCAGCCCGTACATCCTCGGCGTCAGCGACGGGGCCGGCCTGGTCGTGCTCCTCACGCTGACGGCGTTCTACGACCTCATGCCGTTCCTGCCGGTATTCGCGGCACTGGGCGGCGGGCTCGCGTTCCTACTCGTATACGCCATCGCGTGGAAGAACGGCACCAGTCCGGTCCGGTTGGTGTTGGCGGGCGTCGTGGTCGGGACCGTCTTCGGATCCGTCCAACGTGCGCTCTTCTTCTTCATCGACGACCTCGGCATCGCGATGGCCGCGCAGGCGTGGCTCTCCGGGACGCTCATGAACGCCGGTTGGCAGGAAGTGCGCATCGCGCTCCCGTTCACGGTGCTCTCGATGGTGCTCGCGTTCGCCGTCACGCAGGAGCTGGACGTCCTGTTACTGGGCGAAGACCGGGCGGATTCGCTGGGGATGCCCGTCGAGAAAGTGCGGTTCGCTATCGCCGGTATCGGCGTCCTCTCGACGGCCGCAGCCATCGCCGTCGCGGGCCTCATCGGGTTCGTCGGGCTCATCGTCCCGCACATGGTCCGCAACATCCTCGGTAGCGACTCGAAGCCGCTGCTCACGGGCTGTCTGTTCCTCGGACCGGCGCTGTTGGTCAGCGCGGACGTCGGCGCCCGGCTCGCCCTGAGCCCCGTCCAGCTGCCGGTGGGCGTCATCACCGGCATCGTCGGCGGTCCGTACTTCCTCTACCTGATGCGGAAGAAAGAGAACTTGGGTGAAGTCTGA
- a CDS encoding ABC transporter substrate-binding protein codes for MVGRRQLLAGGTGLIATALAGCTGGGGDDESDSSAEDVEPYTVEIAPHGEFTFEEVPQTYSVIPSVYLDIGMALGKQPVAATDMARAPRKMYDILPDVTFNEDEIDALATGSESGYDKENFYAANPDVNLIDPRGLGRFTDWDDSDIQEIEDATGPFLASGIRFGPTHPFGNEQDTYYELYDVFEKIATVFQRQERYQEWASLHEEFMSNIESELPPEDERPSVVALWRGVDPTSGQFFPSPLHQYHNQTKPLYRLGLEDGYDAEIPSGGSVGYEELLEHDPDYICVVGSLTSDTHEDFVDQIVEPFENDANGQELTAVQEGNVIRSGGQYMGPIVDLFATEAIAKQVWPDRFGEWPGPVRDVPEDEQLFDRQEVSDIINGNF; via the coding sequence ATGGTAGGACGACGACAACTGCTCGCAGGAGGTACGGGATTGATCGCAACCGCGCTCGCCGGCTGTACGGGGGGTGGCGGCGACGACGAGTCCGACAGTTCGGCGGAGGACGTCGAACCCTACACCGTCGAGATCGCGCCTCACGGCGAGTTCACCTTCGAAGAAGTCCCGCAGACGTACTCGGTGATCCCGAGCGTGTATCTGGACATCGGGATGGCCCTCGGCAAGCAGCCGGTGGCGGCGACGGACATGGCGCGGGCGCCGCGGAAGATGTACGACATCCTCCCCGACGTCACGTTCAACGAGGACGAGATCGACGCGCTCGCGACCGGTTCCGAGTCCGGCTACGATAAGGAGAACTTCTACGCCGCTAATCCGGACGTGAACCTCATCGACCCCCGGGGCCTGGGACGGTTCACCGACTGGGACGACTCCGACATCCAGGAAATCGAAGACGCGACCGGCCCGTTCCTCGCGTCGGGGATCCGGTTCGGACCGACCCATCCGTTCGGAAACGAACAGGACACGTACTACGAACTCTACGACGTCTTCGAGAAGATCGCGACGGTCTTCCAGCGCCAGGAGCGCTATCAGGAATGGGCGTCGCTGCACGAGGAGTTCATGTCGAACATCGAGTCCGAACTGCCGCCCGAAGACGAACGCCCCTCGGTCGTCGCGCTGTGGCGCGGCGTCGACCCGACGTCCGGGCAGTTCTTCCCCTCGCCCCTCCACCAGTACCACAACCAGACCAAGCCGCTCTATCGGCTCGGCCTCGAAGACGGCTACGACGCGGAGATCCCGAGCGGGGGCAGTGTCGGGTACGAGGAACTGCTCGAGCACGATCCCGACTACATCTGCGTCGTCGGCTCGCTGACGTCCGACACGCACGAGGACTTCGTTGACCAGATCGTCGAACCGTTCGAGAACGATGCGAACGGGCAGGAGCTCACCGCCGTTCAGGAAGGGAACGTCATCCGGTCCGGCGGGCAGTACATGGGTCCGATCGTCGACCTCTTCGCCACGGAGGCGATCGCCAAACAGGTCTGGCCGGACCGCTTCGGCGAGTGGCCGGGCCCCGTCCGCGACGTTCCCGAGGACGAACAGCTGTTCGACCGCCAAGAGGTCAGCGACATCATCAACGGGAACTTCTAG